The genomic stretch AGAGGATTGTTGATCTCGTGGGCCACGCCTGCGGCCAGTCGGCCGATGGTGGCCATACGGTTGGCGTGCTCCATGTTCCGCAGGACAGTGTACCTGGTCCGGTCTGCCTCTTGAACCCGGCCGATCATGGTCGTGGCCACGGCAATGACCACGGCCAGGATTCCGGCCACGCTCAGGATCAGAACCCAGGCCAGACGGTTCTTGGCCTCGCGCAGGGTGTCCAGAAGCAGGTCCTGGCGTTTGAGAATCATCAGAATAAAGGGTGTGCGCTCGACAAATGCGTAGCCCAGGATGAGCTGTTCCGATGCCTCATCCACGATCATGGTCTCGGTGGTCGCCGAGTATTCGGGCAGTGGGAGGCTGAAACGTTCGAGCAGGTCTCCGTGGTATCGTGACGGCACCTGCAGCACACCTTGCTGGTTGACGATAAAGGCGTCGGCGTTGCCTGACAGGTCAAGACCGGCCAGCAGAGCCGTGAGCCTGCCCGTGTCGATGGTCGCCCGAAGCAGAGCTGTGGATCCGTTATTCGCTGTGAAACGCACGGCCATGGCCAGATGGGGCTGGTTCCGGTAGCCCAGGAACACGTCGCTGATGTATGATCCATGCTCCATGGCCTCCTGGAACCAATCCTGAGAACTGTAGTCCCTGCCCGCCAGATCGAAGGGCCCGGCGTAGGCCACCTGAAACCCCTGCTCGTCCACGATCCCCAAATCCGTGAACCCGCCAAAAGAAGACTTGAGCCCTTCCAGAATCTGACCCAACCTGTCTTGGTGACCAAACTCGCGGGTGGCCACGGTCCTCGTCACCAGATCCAAAGCCGCCAGCCGTTCTTCCAGATAGAAGGTCACCGTCCTCCGTGCGTTGGACGTGGTCCTGGCTGTCCGCAGAAGATTTTCCCGAAACAGGGCGTCCTTGGTCACCTGATAGTCCATGCCGATGACGAACAGCAGCGGCATCAGAGCCGCGGCTGTCAGCAGAGCCACGATTTTGACCCAGGTTTTCCGGTAATTGACCAAACCGCGGTACGAGGCGAACGTCTCTCTCGAGCCAAGCAGAAATTCCGGAACGATTCTTCGAATCCAGGAATGGGACATGGCGGGCCTACCTGCTTTGGCTCCCTGTGTTTGTCTGGGCCTTGGCGTGGGCCTTCTTAATGGTTTCGCTCAGGACTTCGAAATCCACGGGCTTGTGCAGATAGGCAAAAGCCCCGAGCCTCATGCACTCGTCGCGATCGGCCTCGGACCCGTGGCCGGTGAGGATGATGACCTCCACCTGGGGTCTGGACTTCTTGACGTTCCGCAGAACTTCGATGCCGTCAATGCCGGGCATCTTGAGATCCAGAACCATGACCTCGGGCTCGTCCTCGTCCACCAGCCGCAGGGCCGACTCGCCGTCAAAGGCCACTGCAGAGCCCATTTCCCTGAGCATCAGACGCTCCGACAGTGTCTGGACGAATTCCCGCTCGTCGTCGACCAAAAGAACCTTGCCCGGAAGTTCGAAGTCGACCTTCCGATAAATGTCCGACTGGTGGAACTTCGGGCCGACCTTGGTTCGGACCTCCCGGACCCCGGCCACCCCGGAGGCGATCTCGGCCAATTCCCGCTCCAGCCGCTCAAGCATGAGGACGTTCTTGTTGATGATCACCGTGACCGCCCCGCCCACGCTCTCCACCTGGACATGGTGCCCGGCCGAGGCCAAAACCGTCTCTACCTGGGCCGCCAGGAGAAAATCCTTGGCCGCAGTCCGGGAAGAACCGGTGGGATCGAGCATGGCCCCGGTCAGGTGGTCGACGATATTTTCGGTGGCCTTGGTTGGGCCGAACTTGTCCACGGGCACGACCAGGTCGTAGAGGGCCGAATCCCAGGGATCGTCATGACCAACAGCCGATTTGACCCAGGCCGATCGGTCCTCGTCGCCCTTTTTGATGTGCCGTTTGGCCTCCGACTCGGTCACCCCCAGCCGTTCGGCCACGTCGATCCGGTACTTGAGCCCGGAAATGACGCAAATTCTCAGGACGTGCGAAATGGACTGGGGAGCGAGAACCGAGCAGAACCCGTGGACGAGAAGGTTGTCGCCCTCGTCCAGTATCCTGGCCACGGCCAGCCGCAGCCAGGAGATGGCCCGCTCCTTCTCATGGGTGAACTTGTTGAAGATGGACGTCCCGGCGAAGAAGGCCTTGGCGATCCGGTCCGTGTCCATGTCGGCCAGATCCGCGGCCCGAGCCACGACGTCCCGGTCGGAGACAAGGGACATCCCGGTCCGTTCCAGGACCTTGGCCGTAATTTCATCGGCCTCGCAGTATAATCCGCTGAACAGGCAGGCAACACTCATGTCAAACCTCCATTAGGTTGTGCGGCACAAATTGAGCAGAGGGCAGGAGTCCTCGCGGACCACATTGGCGTGGGCCGCGGCGTGGGTGGCGCACAGGGCCTGCTCGGTGCTGGCGTACACATGATCCTCCCCGATCTTTTCCAAAAGGTGCGTCCGCTTGATCACGGCCATGACCGATTCGTTCACACCGCTCAGGGAGATGTCCACCCCGGCGCTGCGGACCCGATCCACGATGAGCGACAACGCCTCCTCGCCAGAGGCGTCCATGTCGTTGATTCCCTCGGCCACCAAGATGATGTGCCTGAGATCGGGTGCATCCTGCATCCGGGCCGTGATCTGGTCTTCAAGAAAGCTCGCGTTGGCGAAAAAGAGCGGGCCCTCGAATCGAACCACAGCGATATGGTCGCATTCGCGCAGACCGTGCGACAAGGCGTCGCGCAGGGCCTCGTCCTGGCCCCGGGACAGGGAGCAGACTCGGGGCCGCATGCTCTTGTAGAGGAAGACCCCCAGGGAAAGAGCCACTCCGACCATGATCCCCTTGTCCAGATGCGGAGCAAAGACCAGGGTGCAGATGAAGGACAGAACCGAGATAACGCCGTCGTAGCGTTGGGCCTTCCAGGCATGGATGAAGCCTGCGGCATTGATCAACCCTATGACGGCCATCATGATCACCGCGGCCAGCACGGCCTGGGGCAGATGGTAGAGAAGCGGGGTGAAGAACATGAGGACGATGACGACCATGAGGGAGGTGATCACGCTTGAGATGCCGCTCACGGCCCCGGCCTGGAGGTTGACGGCCGAACGGGAGAAGGACCCCGAGGCTGGATAGCTCTGCCCGATGGCCCCCAGCATGTTGGCCAGGCCCTGGCCGATGAGTTCCTGGTTGGGGTCGAGCCTCTGACCGGTCTTGGCGGCCATGGCCTTGGCGATGGAAATGGCCTCCATGAAACCCAGCAGGGAAATGATGGCCGCAAAGGGCAGCAGACGAAGAATGACCTTGATGTCCAGGGGCGGGATGGCAAAGGCCGGCAGACCGGATGGGATCTTGCCGACAACTGCCCCGCCGCCCATCATGGTCAGGCCATCGGGGCCCAGTTCTCCGTTGCCGACCTTGAGTCTCCAGGTTCGTCCGTCCCCGGTCAGACCGGCCGGAATCGAGCCCCGTTCGTAAAAGGCCATGCCGCCACTCTCCCTGACCCCGACCAGAAGAACATCCCGCAACTCGGCCCGAAGATCACGCTGTTTTTCCTTGAGCATGTCCATGCGGGCGTTGACCAGGGCCAGATCGTGGACGGCGTCAATTTTGACCACGTTCGACTCGGCCCCTTCGACCTTGGCCGTCAAATCGGTTCGCTTTCCGGCCAGCTCCTTGAGCTCGCGCACGCTCTCGTTGAAGGCCTCGATCGTGGACCGCACTTCCTGGGTCTCGATGGCTGTCAATGGAGCCTTGATGTCATGGTTGAAGCCCATGCCCCAGGACAGGAGGGTGGTCACCACCACCGCCACCAGAACATTAGGAATTTTGGGATTTATCTTTTTCAAGCCGAACATGATGCCAAAGGCGAACAGACCCATGGCCAGGGTCGGCCAGTGGGTGTAGTGCACTGCCGACTGCACGACCCGCACAATGGTCTCATAGTGGTGTTCGGCGTTGTCCACCGAGACCCCGAACATCTTGGACAGCTGGGAGGTGGCGATGATGATGGCCGCGGCGTTGGTGAAGCCGTTGACCACCGGGTGGGACAAGAAATTGACCACCAGCCCCAGACGAAGCACGCCCAGGAGAAACTGGAACACGCCCACGGACAGGGCTAGAAGCACGGCGTAGGCGATATAGCCCTGGCTTCCGGCCGTGGCCAGAGGTTCCAGGGAGGCGGCGGTCATCAGGGAGACCACGGCCACCGGACCGGTGGCCAACTGTCGGCTGGAACCGAACAGAGCCGCCACCATTGGCGGCAGGAACGCGGCGTAGAGTCCAAAGTAGGCTGGCAGGCCTGCCAACTGGGCATAGGCCATGGACTGGGGAATGAGCACTAGGGCCACGGTCACCCCGGCCAGGGCATCGGCCCGGAAGGCACCCGGACTGTATCCTTTGAACCAGGTCAGGAATGGAAAAATTCTGTGCAACATGGCAATGTCTCCACTCAGGGTTTGAGCATCCTCCTGCACGATGCCAGAAGGTCGTTGTACAAGGCCCCGGCGTCGTACAGATTAAAATTTTTGAACCGGACCAGTCCGTCTACCATGGTGAAGATGATCAGGGCCGTTTTCCGCGAATGGACCTGACCGATGGACCCGTCCTCCTGCCCCTTGACGATGGCCTGCTCGAACATGTCCGCCATACAGTTGTAGATCGATTCGAGGTGTTCCCGGAATTCCGGGTTGTCGGCCGCGAACCGGTACAAAAACTGGCGTTGCAAAAGCAGGAACTGGTATTCCATGAGCCCGGCCAGATAGAGGTAGAACGAGACCACCTCTTCCAGCATGTGCAGACCGTCCCGGAATTCCCGGCCTTCCATGAACCGGCCGAAGGCCTCGACAATCCCGTCTCGGGTGTCCTCCAGAATGGTCAGGAGCAGATGCTCCTTGTTTTTGAAGTGGTAGAAGATGGTTCCCTCGGCCGCCCCGGTCAGGTTTGAGAGCTCCTGCATGGAGGTCCCGGCGAATCCTTTGTTGGCAAAAAGGACCGTTGCTGCTTTGAGTATTGCGTCCCGTTTTTTTGACATCCAAATCTCCCTTTTTTTCCCGACTGAGTGCTCAGTCGGTTTTTTTGTTTATGGAATTTTATTTCCACCTGTCAAGCCTCAAAGAAAAATAAACTGAAACACCCGGTAATTTTATAAATAACCAATTGAAAATACATATATTTTTTGGAAAAAAATTAGAAAGAATCGACCAGGAGCACATGTTCATCCAGTCGGGGAAGATGCGCGAAACAGCCCGGCAACCGCCAGAACCCCATGGCTGCCATTCTTTACCCCCGACCATTGCCCGTGTATGCAAATCGTGCGAGTGAGCCCTGCCGTTCAGGGCCCATAATACCCGGTCTTGCCTTTTTCGGTTTGACCAGTTCCCGACAACCTCCCACAAGAGCACGAACCATGGGCAAACTGGGCAGTATCAGCATCTTCTTTCTTCTCCTCTTCCTGATCTCGACCGTCATCGGCCTATACATCAGCCGCCGTATCATCCGCCCAGCCGGCCTCGGCCCATGGGGCCGGATCATTGCCGGATCCTTCCTGGTCGTCGGTCTGCTGACCACACCAGCAGTCATCGTTCTTCGCCGCATGCGTCTTGAAAGTGTCTGGGTCGACACAGCCATCTGGGCCGGATACATGATTTTCGGTCTCATCCTCTTTCTCTTCACTCTCTGCCTGGTCCGGGATGCGATTCTCCTCGCCCTCTTGATGGTCGACCGCATTCGGACCAGGTTCCGGCCCCAGACCCCACCAGTCCGACCGGCCGTGGCCTGGGCCGGGAAAACCGCCAGAGCCACCAATGTCCTCATCCTGGCCTTTTCGATCATGCTGTGCGTTCTGGGAGTCTTTCAGGCCAGACAGGTTCCGGACGTCAGAACCGTGACTCTCAGTCTTTCCAAGCTGGACCCGGCCCTCAACGGCCTTCGCCTGGTCCAGTTGACGGATCTGCACATCGGTCCGACCATCAGAGAATCATGGCTGGAAAAGGTGGTCGAGCGGACCAATGAGCTCGAACCTGACTTGGTGGCCATCACCGGGGACCTTGTCGACGGCCCAGTGGAGCGGCTGGCCGAAGAGCTCAGGCCCCTGGCCGACATCAAGGCCGAATTGGGAACCTTCATCGTCACTGGGAATCACGAGTATTATTCGGACGCCCTGCCCTGGATCGAGGCATTGCGAAAGATGGGATTGGTCGTGCTCATGAACGAACACGCAGTGGTGGAAAAAAATGGGGGAGTTCTGGTCGTCGCCGGGGTGACCGATCTCCAGGCCGGACGCTTCGACCCGGACCAGCGCTCGGATCCGGCCCGGGCCGTGGACGGGGCCCCGGAACAGGCCGCCAAGATTCTTCTGGCCCACCAGCCCAAGACCGCCCTCCAGGCCGTCGGTCTTGGCTACGACCTCCAGGTCTCCGGGCACACCCACGGAGGACAGTTCTTTCCCGGGACCATCTTGGTCCATCTCTTCCAGCCTTTTGTGGCCGGACTGCACCAGGTGGGCGACATGCTCCTCTACGTCAGCCGGGGCACGGGCTATTGGGGGCCGCCGCTTCGCATCGGTTCGCCATCGGAGATCACCCTCTTTGTTCTCCACGCCCCCGAGGCCGACTGAAAAACCGGCCTTGAGCCGTCGATCTCAGTCCTCGGCGTCGTCC from Deltaproteobacteria bacterium encodes the following:
- a CDS encoding sensor histidine kinase gives rise to the protein MSHSWIRRIVPEFLLGSRETFASYRGLVNYRKTWVKIVALLTAAALMPLLFVIGMDYQVTKDALFRENLLRTARTTSNARRTVTFYLEERLAALDLVTRTVATREFGHQDRLGQILEGLKSSFGGFTDLGIVDEQGFQVAYAGPFDLAGRDYSSQDWFQEAMEHGSYISDVFLGYRNQPHLAMAVRFTANNGSTALLRATIDTGRLTALLAGLDLSGNADAFIVNQQGVLQVPSRYHGDLLERFSLPLPEYSATTETMIVDEASEQLILGYAFVERTPFILMILKRQDLLLDTLREAKNRLAWVLILSVAGILAVVIAVATTMIGRVQEADRTRYTVLRNMEHANRMATIGRLAAGVAHEINNPL
- a CDS encoding response regulator, coding for MSVACLFSGLYCEADEITAKVLERTGMSLVSDRDVVARAADLADMDTDRIAKAFFAGTSIFNKFTHEKERAISWLRLAVARILDEGDNLLVHGFCSVLAPQSISHVLRICVISGLKYRIDVAERLGVTESEAKRHIKKGDEDRSAWVKSAVGHDDPWDSALYDLVVPVDKFGPTKATENIVDHLTGAMLDPTGSSRTAAKDFLLAAQVETVLASAGHHVQVESVGGAVTVIINKNVLMLERLERELAEIASGVAGVREVRTKVGPKFHQSDIYRKVDFELPGKVLLVDDEREFVQTLSERLMLREMGSAVAFDGESALRLVDEDEPEVMVLDLKMPGIDGIEVLRNVKKSRPQVEVIILTGHGSEADRDECMRLGAFAYLHKPVDFEVLSETIKKAHAKAQTNTGSQSR
- a CDS encoding STAS domain-containing protein, which translates into the protein MLHRIFPFLTWFKGYSPGAFRADALAGVTVALVLIPQSMAYAQLAGLPAYFGLYAAFLPPMVAALFGSSRQLATGPVAVVSLMTAASLEPLATAGSQGYIAYAVLLALSVGVFQFLLGVLRLGLVVNFLSHPVVNGFTNAAAIIIATSQLSKMFGVSVDNAEHHYETIVRVVQSAVHYTHWPTLAMGLFAFGIMFGLKKINPKIPNVLVAVVVTTLLSWGMGFNHDIKAPLTAIETQEVRSTIEAFNESVRELKELAGKRTDLTAKVEGAESNVVKIDAVHDLALVNARMDMLKEKQRDLRAELRDVLLVGVRESGGMAFYERGSIPAGLTGDGRTWRLKVGNGELGPDGLTMMGGGAVVGKIPSGLPAFAIPPLDIKVILRLLPFAAIISLLGFMEAISIAKAMAAKTGQRLDPNQELIGQGLANMLGAIGQSYPASGSFSRSAVNLQAGAVSGISSVITSLMVVIVLMFFTPLLYHLPQAVLAAVIMMAVIGLINAAGFIHAWKAQRYDGVISVLSFICTLVFAPHLDKGIMVGVALSLGVFLYKSMRPRVCSLSRGQDEALRDALSHGLRECDHIAVVRFEGPLFFANASFLEDQITARMQDAPDLRHIILVAEGINDMDASGEEALSLIVDRVRSAGVDISLSGVNESVMAVIKRTHLLEKIGEDHVYASTEQALCATHAAAHANVVREDSCPLLNLCRTT
- a CDS encoding TetR/AcrR family transcriptional regulator; the protein is MSKKRDAILKAATVLFANKGFAGTSMQELSNLTGAAEGTIFYHFKNKEHLLLTILEDTRDGIVEAFGRFMEGREFRDGLHMLEEVVSFYLYLAGLMEYQFLLLQRQFLYRFAADNPEFREHLESIYNCMADMFEQAIVKGQEDGSIGQVHSRKTALIIFTMVDGLVRFKNFNLYDAGALYNDLLASCRRMLKP
- a CDS encoding metallophosphoesterase gives rise to the protein MRLESVWVDTAIWAGYMIFGLILFLFTLCLVRDAILLALLMVDRIRTRFRPQTPPVRPAVAWAGKTARATNVLILAFSIMLCVLGVFQARQVPDVRTVTLSLSKLDPALNGLRLVQLTDLHIGPTIRESWLEKVVERTNELEPDLVAITGDLVDGPVERLAEELRPLADIKAELGTFIVTGNHEYYSDALPWIEALRKMGLVVLMNEHAVVEKNGGVLVVAGVTDLQAGRFDPDQRSDPARAVDGAPEQAAKILLAHQPKTALQAVGLGYDLQVSGHTHGGQFFPGTILVHLFQPFVAGLHQVGDMLLYVSRGTGYWGPPLRIGSPSEITLFVLHAPEAD